From one Xiphias gladius isolate SHS-SW01 ecotype Sanya breed wild chromosome 12, ASM1685928v1, whole genome shotgun sequence genomic stretch:
- the pfn1 gene encoding profilin-1, producing the protein MSWNAYVDSLKMPDEKGIVAVEEAALCGILPGKEGVWASSEGLASITEDEIKKLAGDRKDFGQCGPCIAGVKCRMIRDSMDDETLHSLDLKTASDNEGNTYNICVGKSESGKNTLPERH; encoded by the exons ATGTCGTGGAACGCATACGTCGATTCCCTGAAGATGCCTGACGAAAAAGGGATTGTCGCCGTCGAGGAGGCAGCACTCTGCGGGATACTACCTGGGAAAGAGGGTGTGTGGGCCAGCTCGGAGGGACTAGCCAGCAtcaca GAAGATGAAATCAAGAAGCTGGCTGGTGATAGGAAGGATTTCGGCCAATGCGGCCCCTGCATTGCGGGGGTAAAGTGCAGGATGATCCGAGATAGCATGGATGATGAAACGTTGCACAGCCTGGACTTAAAGACTGCATCAGACAATGAAGGCAACACCTACAATATATGCGTAGGAAAGAGTGAATCAGGTAAGAACACCCTGCCTGAAAGGCATTAA